DNA from Larimichthys crocea isolate SSNF chromosome XIII, L_crocea_2.0, whole genome shotgun sequence:
GAACGCAGACAGGAGAAGAATTCGAAAAGGATGAGAGAGGACGGCACAAAAGACGGGGAGGAATGATGAGGAGGAAAAGGTGGGAGACAACCATCGCACTATAATAagctggaagagagagagggaaagccGTGCTGCAAACACTTTTTAATAACTCTGTTAACCTGCTTAGAGCACGATGGATGGTGTACACCTCATCAGGGAAATAAAGACTCAAGATCTGACTTTTCTAACTGGAGCTGGATAAATGGTTTAATGGAAGACAGAAAGACCaacagaaaaatcatttttgataACCGATAATTTGTTTCAGTGACTTTTGAATTATTGTTTTTGGTGGTTTGGACAGAAAAAGCTTTGTGGATATGTctcttttctgacattttataaacaaacaCTCTTACTCTATCAAACACGAAAATAGTCAGCAaactaactgaataaaaatatttgttatgCCCTATTTCTGACGTTATTGAACCAGTCTAATTACTCGTCAAATACTCCAAACCCTTTAGATAAAGGCTTCCACTTCCACTCATGTGTGGGTGGGAGTGAAACCGCGAGCACTGTCAAAGCATATCCTCTTCAATACAGGATGCATTACGCAGCATTtctctccagaaaaaaaaaaatgccaagcCTTACACACACGGCCAATTAACCTATTGATGTAATTAAGGCTAGTGAATTGATTAGGGGGAGAGAGCTTACACACTGCCTTCCAGGAAAATACTCTGTCACTTCACTTGATGGAGGAGACACAGGGACCAAGTGGCTAGGCCTTTAGGGTCAGAGGAGCGTGCTTTTAAAAATAAGTGTTACTtcgaagaaaaaagaaaaagcaacataaGAGAGGGATTTTTAATTTCCTTAATATCCTTAAAGGgcattcatattttatcttgtgGCCTAGGAGTTTAATTGAATGCTTCTGAATGGGGACAGTTATGCCAGCAAAGCACTCCTTAAATTCTGTCTGCTGGAGAAGTGAGACAGATAGTGGGGAGGTGGATAAATGAAGATGGAGATGAGGTTCAGCGCGGGAGCGTATGggggtgtgtgttcatgtgcacaCAGGCGGATATGGCCAACTTAAAAAATGTCTATTTGCTGCACCGAAGTGCTTTTTGTTCTCGCTGTGCAGGTATAGAATGTCAGAAAGTAATTCTGTTTGAGCATAAGCTACTTATTTACATAAATCAAACCTCGTCCTAAGTGTGACCATTTATCAAAAAACCACACTAATGCAGTTTCCTAAAAGAATGTACGACTACTACGATATTGATTGTTCAACAAAATGTGGTAAAGTCCATCTGTCTCTCCGTAGGTATCACCGTCTTGCTGTCTCTGACTGTGTTCATGTTGCTGGTTGCAGAGATCATGCCAGCCACATCTGACTCCGTCCCTCTCATAGGTATGTGAGAGACAAGcgtttgtgtgtattttcacaAGTCGTTGCTTCACGTGGACCTTAATGAGGAAGCTGTTTAACTGCACATCCATTTAAAACCCACTGctaaaacatttaatgactGTCAATATGTTTTCCTCGTTAGAGATCCTGCATCAAGATTCCATCTGACAGTGACAATCAATTTTTCGGCAGTAATTCCCAGCGGTGTACAGTAGAAGCTTCAAGTTTTTTCTTGTGGAGCTCTCATGGTTtatagtcaagtcaagtcagatttatttatatatcgcTAAGAGAACAGGTCACAGccatgccagcagctctgtgaggttTTACTTAGGCAAAGTGGCGCTTTGAGCTAAACGCTAACATGGTTACAGTAACATTGCTGACGAGCTGATGTTTgacaggtataatgtttaccatgtttatCATCATAATTCAAtattgacctgatgatggtccCAGTTCATCCTGAATTCTGCACCAGATTTCATGGTAACACTTGTAGagatttaaaaccacaaatgtcaactcCATGGCACTACCCTAAATGTCAGGGATCTTCCGGGCAACATGGAAATGACTCATAGTTGAGTCAGTCTCAACCAAAGACTGACTGACCAAACTGCCAGTGTAGCTATAGATTCCACCTTTGTCACAGAACTCTTTACAATCTGTCCAGATTATTCAAAGACTCTCGCTTTGGATGggtaaacacaacaaaaagtaaacggaaaaaaacacaatcacaacAGATCACTTAACAGTGGTTGTGGTACAAAATGCTATCTGCCATCTGCTCGCTTTAAAACTTAATTGGCTAAACTGATTGTGGGCACGCTGCCGGAAATTATGTTTACTGAGCTAAGACTGCGGCCAGAGACAGATGCGTGCACATCTTTGCCTAAAGACACAAATCCTGAtcattaaaaacttaaaaaggtAGAGTCGTAATCACTAGAGTGCTGCCTTCAGCATAATTCTCCTAGTAGGAATAAATACCCATGTGCAGACTTAATCTGTTGGTTGATTTGAACACATTGTGGTTACTCGGAGGCTGTGGGGTCAGTGCAGATCCCAGGTTGGCACACAGATGTTTAACAatggatgttttcattttgaatatAGCAGAGAGGAAAcccttcattcatttttaagtaTCTCTCGGACACATGTCTTAAATAACCACTGAAATCAAATGGTCAGTACAccggtgtgtgtttttatggtaaCCTTGGAAGAAACAGTAGTAGGAGattacagcgtgtgtgtgtgtaaaatgaatgaaaaatgaacacCGCTCAATTCTCTACTCTGCCCAGGTCAATACTTTGCCAGTATAATGATCATCGTGGGGATGTCAGTCATCGCCACAGTGGTGGTGCTGCAGTATCATCATCACGATCCAAACGGAGGGAACATGCCCAAATGGGTAAGGCTGATCTCAAGTGTACAGTCATTTCCATACATTGTGCTTTACAGCTTGTGATATCTATGTCTATTTCCGatatggtatatatatattttttattgtattaattttttttttttgttaatatttcagCATTAGTCTTATTCCTCTGCTCTGCCATTTCATCCATCTGTTAAAGCTACCTGTGCTCCTCgcctgtttcttttctctcttttttctccaaCTTCCTCGGCTGTGACTCATCCGGCAGTGTCAGTCTGCTGGAGCGTGTTCATCAAATGCCTCGCCGCAGACTTCAACAGGAATGCTTTTCAAAGCGCTCTGGATATGTGGGCGGATTTGATTTGACTCATTCCCTCtgcatgcttctttttttctcttggcTTCTGTTTAATGCTAAAAAATGCATCAAGCCTTTTTTTACAAAAGTTTTGTTCTAATCTATAAAAAATGCCAATTAGTGAAGAGATGATATTCTTATCATCGgttattattctattatatgAATCAATTGAATATAGAACGGCATTGATGTATTTTTTGTGATTAATGTTTTGACTGCAGAGAAAGAATTGATAGCTGTACATTTATTGATACACAGCATCTATGAATAGCTCGGTAAATGAGAGTGCAGATGCTGTATCGATATATTGCGAGGACGTTCTGTTGATGAATGGCCTGTTCAGACAGTCCGATGGCCAGTTAACAAGCTAATTGATGTGGTTCAGATGAGTGCATCGAACCACCGCAGTTCATAATTGCAGCCcggacaaaaacaacatcaacgGGAGCAGCAACGGGGACTGTTACCTGGCCAGTAAACACACTCGGTGGAGACTAATTGAGCAGTCATCTGGACATTAGCTACTCATTAGATGCCAGACACCCATCTGGATGCTGTTGGGCCAGTATGCCCTTTCAGGGGACatgtagtcttttttttccaagggaGTTTTGTTCTCCTGTTGTGGAAGTGGTGAAGAGAGGAAACgagaagaggagatgagagtAGACAAGAAGAACAGAGTGGAAAATAGAGTGGAAAAGAACAAGGTTTAAATTTGTTACAACTTACAAGCAGCTAATCATCTCTTTATCTTAATGCTGCAGTTTAGTGAAACATTACTGCAAGCGCATTGTAGTCAGGAAGTACTGATCTCATCGTCAGTCTCAATGATTCCTAGTGCTATCTTCATCTGTATCCTCTCTGCTAGAAATACAGTTCAAGATAGAAAATCTTCTTTGCCTCAGGTGCTTTAACTTGCGGTCCCTAGTGAGGATCTCATACTTCTACTTATACATGTGCAGCTTCATTTTGAAACAAGATGCAAGGTTGGAAACAGCATCATTGTCAGTGCATTACAAATGGGGCTATTCACCCAGCTTTTAACTGAATGTTATGTGAAGGTCAAGATGTGTAGGTGGTTCTCAATGCAGCTTACAGCTTGCTTATAtatccttttctttccttttatgcTTTTGAGCTCTTTTAATatgttctctgtttttctctccacaggTTCAGCTCGTCTTGCTGCAGTGGGTTGCGTGGTTTTTGCGTATGAAGCGTCCAGGAGAGAATGACGATCCAGAGAGGCCCCCGTGTGCCCCTCACTTGCGACGCTGCTCCTCTGGCTCCCAGAGCGGGAGCATCCCGAATCCTCAAGACCCCACCCTCCATCCGCTGCACCCGCAAAACCTGGCTCCTCTCCAAACAGGGCCTCTCCATGCGGGGCACCCTCACCTTCACGCCCAGTCCAGCGCTAACAACAATGGGAACCTTCTTTACATGGGTTTCCAGAGCATGGAGGACCCTTCGATGCTCTCAGAGCCTGTCCAGAGGAATAACATCTCAGCAGGGCCTCCACGAGTAGCAGGAAGCCCACCTCCGCACCTGCCATCTCAGTTCTGCAGCTCCCCACCACCTCCTACCCCTAATATGGATACAGGCTGCCCCAGCACTGTCTCCAGTGGTGGGGGCTTTGGAGTTGGAACTGGAGGGCTTGGAGGGTGCTCGACCGCAGGGATAGGAGACCCTCAGCTACAGGCTATCCTGGAGGAAGTGCGTTATATGGCAGACCGTTTTCGGGAGCAGGACGAGGCCGAGAGCATGTCCGACCAGTGGAAATTTGCAGGCGCTGTAATCGACCGCCTGTGTTTGGTGGCGTTCAGCGTTTTCAACATTATATGCACCATCTCCATCCTCATGTCTGCGCCTAACTTTGTGGAGGCTATTTCAAAGGACTTCGTTtgaaaggaaaaaggagaagaagcgTGAAGGAAGGGATGGGGGAATTAAATTTAGGATGAAGGATGGTGTGGGCCTGGATCCAAGGAAACACAATTTCCAGCAGACTGTGggctctgtgatttgtgattgCGAGAAACttggaaatagaaaaaaaaacaaaaaaacaaatggtttTCTTTGGAATACATTGTGTTTTGTAACCGAAATataagaagaaaacagatgagGAAGGGTACAGAGGGTGAACTTAAAATGAGATTAGGTTGAGCAGGGTGCTTTATCAGATTCTTGACAAGGTGAAATGGATTCTTGTGGTTAATTCAAAGACTCTCCCCCCCAAATCAGGAGAAAACTGAgtcagaaaaggaaaaagaaagaaacgatTATCAGTCCAATGCAACCTCAAGTAAGAAAACTCTTAAAGGCAAAGGGTGATTGAGAGAGTCAGAGTGGAAAAGAGACAGGCATTAGGTAGGGACAGATAAATAAGACAGACatttggctgttttattttctcaaggAGGGAATACAGTCCTTCACTCCCACTTGTTGAGAAAAGACTGCATCATTTATATTgatgtgaggaggagaaggttggggtaaaagaaaaagacttttacAAGGACCGACAACAAAGAGTGATCTTGAAGGAACAAGAATTTAGCGGAGTTAGGCGGATGAGGCAGCCTGATGCTCAGATATACAAAACTGGACTGAAGATCAGGAacgctgcagcagagagcaacAGAAGAGGATCTCATCTATTATTCAATCACAACCATCTAATGACCGTCAAATTGAAAGACCTTGGATAATCTTTAAGACTAATAACCTTTTAAAAGATGAAGTCCCCTCTCTGCTTGCACACCACTTTAAATTTCCAAGGCCTTATCTCTCTGAGACGATTGCCAATCTGCAACAATCAGCAGAGATCAAAAGCTCCCCAGCAAGCGGGCACAGTGTGCAGTGCTTATTACGACCGGGAAACGGAATTAACCGGTCATCAACAACGCGATGGCCAGTAGCTGCACGGTGGTGGAGGCTCGACCCAATAATAACTCATGAAGCAGTTGTCTAACTGTATCTGGCAGGTCCTAATAGGCCAACATATCACATTGGATTTCATGCTAAAtgtttgaaaaactgaaatggGAGGTCAGGTCTTTAAAAGAGGCACAAAAAATAGATACGACCGTTCAAAGTTACAAAATTTATACGGAGAAGCAACATCCTATCAAATTCCTGTCAGATCCCTTCGGGGGGGGTTTACGGCTTCATGAGTGATTTTCACATCTATCGAAAATGGGAGATGGGATTTTGATAGAGATATATGTTCATGAAATTGACTTTAGTTGCTAAAGTGGTGATTTAAATGGGTTGGATTTGAAGTATGACCTTCAGCCAGAAAGCATATGGAGAGAGTGGTAACCAATAAGGTCTTAAATTAGTTTGGGTTTGAGGGAATTGAACTTTTTCTTCCACTTCACCGAGTCAGACAAACATAATTGACTTTCTCGTGTCTCGTCGCAGTTTGAATGTATGCTGAAGGCAAGGTTAGCCTAGCTCGATTCATGAATGTCTATGGGTTCAGATGTTCCGAGGATGGCTGTCTGACCAGAGCAAAGTACAAGTTGTACTACACATAAGCACTTAACAATTAACAGAGAAATTAGATCAAGCGTCCAATCTACTTTTTTTGTATGTAGCTGTgtccaaaaacatttctgtttactGCTTATGCTCTATAGTATAGTGTACTAGACAATGTTAAATCTGTATGGTTCTCTCAAATAGGACCAGTGGAAAGTCACATTTTACATGTGGAAATGACGCTATAGCTATCAGTGATGATTTATAATCTTACTTTCACTGCTCTCTATAGAGTAAACCGCTGAGCGTCTGTTACATAGGGTATAGTGAAAGAGTTAATGAGCGAGTGATGTTGGACATGGCCCAGGAAGAGAAGGATGAGTCATTCAGACTCGCTAGAAGCACCAGAGCAGCAACAAGCTGTAAGCGTACCTCCAACAACTCAGATCAGTTGCAGGTAATTGCTGAGTCTCCCAGTGATTCACACATTCCCAGATGGTGTCACATTGTCTTAAGTATTACTTTCCATATGGATATGGGTATGATGCACAGCCGCTgataataaatatagaaatgtcagaaaaaattgTTCTGACTGTGggatttttctgtatttgtgaaaATTGTGGTAGTAGTTGCTTTTTGTGACCCTAGTTCTTTTTGTCAGAAGTggtgaaaacaaatgtttttgcttCAAACCGTGGATAAAGTGTACTTCCCTGGGTTTGAGTGGCTGATACCCGTGAGTTGAGCAAAGTAAACTAAGCTCACTATTTAAACATACATTCAAACTGTAAACAAGGCATAAAGAAGTCATCTCGCAGATTGTCTGACTGTAGCAGGAGGCTGGAGTTactctatatattttttttacattgtcaacaaatctcatgGAGAAAACTAACCTGTCTGTCAAAACGTTTCTACACTGCCTGTGGCACAAAGCTCCATGCCCAATTGttccaaatgaaaacataatccTTAATAAAACGGGTCAGCTGGGCACTGCAGTTAGTAGAAAACAGTAAACAGTGCTTCactggggactattttcagctgtggaatAATACACATTAGCAGGAGAGTATgtaggataaataaataaattacagagcccatttttgttgtgatgaaGGAACATATCACCCatgtgttttaagttttaaaacaaTGGCGTTCTATCAGACATTGTCTACACAGCAGTATTTGATATTAAGATAAATGTGTGATTTCATGACAATTgatgacaataagaaaaaaatctagAATATTGGCTGCTTCATCCTTTAAGAAAACCATccaaatgtttgcttttaacACAAGGATCAAGTAGATGCTATATTTTGGACCTACACTGTCTCTAATGACTGTACACATGCATCCTGTCACTGTGAAGTGCTCTACAGAGTGAAGACAGTTGTACAAATACTTTGTCTCTATAcctctcttcatcttctgtGTTCTCCCTAAAGTCAAATCCCCTAGCAGGGGGGGAAGTAAACTTCCTGCCAGGGGAGTGGTTCACAGAAGGATGTCCTCCTTCCAGCACATACTGACAACTAAACACTCACATCTGTACAGAGCATTTCTCTTCCTGAAAATAAAGGATTCTCCCCCCGTTTTTTTCTACCACCTTTGCTGGTCTGCTCCCTATATCTCTGTGTCGACAGTGGCTGGCCCAAcacccaaaaaaagaagagaaaaatgacaGAGCGAGGGgataagaggaggagagaaagtgCTGACTAGTAGTGAGAGCTGGACAGGGCCTTAATTGATCACTCGttcaggaaggagagagagagggaggcggtggtggggtgggggatcggacgggaggggggggggggttaatgGAGGAAAGAGGGGGGTATACTGGGTAATTCATCGGATTTATGAGGGACAGAGGCAGGGGAGATGGGTGCTCAGACAAGCATAACTCAGTCACAGACATCAAATGAAAGGCCACTGCAGTATATCATGGCACACGGGAAAATATATaccacagaaataaacagaaattagAGGCATATCTTCATGCAAGCATATGTCCATCAAGTGTGGGGACCCTGAAGGTGTGTGGCTGGGTGTGTAGCACTTCACTGTGTCACTcagtcagtgtgtcagactGCGTAAAGAGAGTCAGGGGTGTATTTATAGTAGCGTGCTGGTCCTTATTCAGCCTGGGCCAAGGCTCCCTGCTCGACGGGctgactctctttctctctgtggttgAAAAATGTGCAGCGCTAGCAATCTAGCGGCACTTAGATTTACTGTGTTCACTCGGATggaataaaagaagagagagcGAACGTGTGTgaaggctctgtgtgtgtgtgtgtgtgtgtgtgtgtgtctatgggGGGAAGATGAGGCTGAGACTTTGTGTACGCATCGAATcaatcagttgttgttgttttttttccacttccaaTTCTCATTTAATAAGAGCGTGGCGACCTAAGGCTTGCTCTCAAACCTCAGATATTTTACCAGATGGGTAATTCTACTGAACCTTGCCGGAGGCACATTAGGACTCACAAAGCTCTATGACTGTGTAAATGGGGTGAtgatatggaaaaaaaaagatgcgaTCACTGCAAAGAATACAAATGAACCGGCAAGAGAAAGTTagccttgaaaaaaaaaaaaccactaAACACAGCGAGAGATGATAACATGGGACCACAATAACATTTGCAGACACAGCACTCTGGAGAGGGCTACATTAGCAATCGCACAACATACTAATTACAtacatgtgaaaatatatatgCAGATGCACCCAACCCATGTGCATGCACACCTGTTCTCTCTGAGGGTCCCAGTGCTCTGTGCTGCATGATCGCATCCCAACATCTTGCGGCTGAGTCCGATCAATGCCTTTTAATTACCGAGGGCCCAAAGCGCTGGTCGATACAGCTGACgagatgcagagagggagagagagagacagagagagagagggagagggggagagagagagagagagagagaaagagagagagagagagagagagagaggggcagggAGATTCTCCAGACGGTGATTGATGCTCACTCCTCCCAGCGAGCCTACCTACAGATGTGTCGTTAGGCCTGATTAATCCTGCCAAGCCACATTCACTCACTTTACAGACCGCTGTTTAACCAGCCTGGGCTGCCGCGGTCACAAGGTTAAGTGGACACGAGGTGTCCGCCCTAGGGAACAAAGGCCTCTTAACCGATAAGTCAATGGTGGCTGGTTGCTCTCTACAGCACTGGCATTTTGACTGTGAGTTCTGATTTCTTAATGCACCCGATATGTCAAGCTAAAGTAGAATAACTTCATTCATCCTTTCAACTAATTTCTACTCCACGGGGCCTACGAGCATTGGCAAAGACGTAAATTCGAATTCTAAATCACAAAGGAATTGTGCTCATTTTCCAAGCCAAGGAAATCAATGATGTTTTATCTATGTCACTTGCACTGTGAATAATGAACTAAGACTCATCtgatcattgatttttttttaaaggggtaCTCAAGCGACCTAATATTTCACTTTCATAAAATTGAGGGACTCAGAAagagagattaaaaacagaatgaaacttAAAGCAGCAGAGGCCAACATATGCTGGCTTCTATTCACCGCGCACTTCAACCAAGACGTTTTCCACAGTGCAATTAGACCTCCTGCATCCTGAACACCCACCTCTTTTTACATCCCACACCAATTTGCAATGCCTGCTCTCTGTTAAGAGTGTCTCCGAACCACAGCCGAGATATCACAGTTATTTCAGAGCAACTCCCTCCAGAGCAACAGAAGACATTGACGAGTAAATTAAACTTCACATGCCTTTAAACAGTGTCTAACGCCAATGATTGAATCAGAATGAGTGCAAAAATGAATGTCATGGCTGAGCTGTTATCTGTGCTTTAATCTCATGAGATCAGTCTGATAAAAATGAATAAGGTTTGCATCATCACGCACTCTTATCCAGACACTGATTATGTTAGACACCTGTTATTTTCCGCATCACTATAGAGCTACAGTCAATCATATCAAATAACTatgaataagaaaataaaagttctaTTAAGCGCAGGgatgtgctttgtgttttaattagatGCTCCTTCAGAAATAAAAACTCTATTTTTCTTAAGAGTATGCataaaatttcatttaaatctcaTTACACATGTGCAGTTTGTATTTTACACAACAAACTCGTCTTTAGTTGCTCCTCTCTGGAGAATGTTGCAATCCAGTGAAACTCAAATGTGTTTACACAGATGAGGAAAAGCAAACAGGGACAATCCAGAACTTCTATACATGAAGGGTGTTACAAGTCTTGAATTGAAATTATTAGAGATTTAAATTATACATGATAGAATTATGCAAGTTTTTTGCTGTTATATAATGTTATTTCAGATTCCAGATGCATCCCTCTATTCTAAAAAGCAGACaaggaagacacacacaagaaagGAGTAAATCCAACAGGTTAAGACCCCCACAGCTGCTTCTGTGTGAAACTAAGAATGGCAGGCTGGAGCGACTCCCACACTGTTCTCACTGAAGCATCAACACAACTGGACGTTAAGTAGACTTAACACATTTTCCCTCAGGTGTGACCACTGGGTAAGCAGCCACTCTGTGGGTCTGAGCTGACAGTTAAAATCACTCAAGCGTTCACAAGTGTTCTTATTATAGggttcccctcttcctcctctccactgcATGTCGAAATATTTAACAAGTGGCCGTTTATCCATTTATGATCTTATTTCTCAGGCGGCATTTCATTTGAACTGTTCAATGTGAAtaacactacactacactacaaaCTGTTTATGGTGTTATGCTAGTCATATGTTAATTTGCAGGTCAACAACTGAACATTTCGACTAAAAAAGAgctcattaaaatgaattaatcttAATGTGAAGCTTATTAAATGTTAAGAAATAGTCACTGAAATTCAGTTGAAACAGTGGTTACATGAAACCTGTGGGTGGGCTACATTGAAATGTAGCCTTTTTTACCTACACATGTTTTTATAcctcatttttttaaagctgtccTTTTCTGCCTTTTAACCTAGTTTAATGTAGACATATTGATGACTTTTGATTTTGAGTGTTCAGTTCGGTGTTTGCCAGTTGTCTGCCACCATACTGCAGAGTCAATACATCCCATTACAAGTCAAAGACCTGCATTCACAATTCTCTGCTACCAAACTGCTACTTGGgtgatttattaattaaataaaatgactaaTAAGTCAGTATTATACTAACATATATTACAACATTTGATTGATACATTAACGTGTAACcagcattttaatgttctaGCTGGCTAAATTAATGAATATAGTTCTGTGTAGTTATAACAATGCATCaacataactttttttatgTAAGTTCCTAATATGTGGACTTACTGTGGTCTATGTATCTTCTTAATACTACAATACCATGTCTATCTCATGTTTATACTCCACTACATACACCAAttggccacttcattaggtgaTTAGGTCAATGTGATCCAACAACCCATAAATCCTACTTTTACAAAGCctcaaatgtttcagttttaattgaCACATAGGTTGTAGTTTAGCGTAGTTTCATTATATGAAGGTATATTAAAGGTCCAAGGgg
Protein-coding regions in this window:
- the chrna11 gene encoding cholinergic receptor, nicotinic, alpha 11, whose translation is MWHSVALLLSGFSALIHVSLQGPHQRNLLKNLLKDYNRMERPVGNDSHPLTVIFSLSLIQIMDVDEKNQVLTTNIWLRMSWYDHYLQWNQSEHPGVKNLRFTTDQIWTPDILLYNSADDDFDSTFKTNVLVNSSGYAEYLPPGIFMSTCNVDVRWFPFDIQRCELKFGSWTYDGWLLDLQMNDADISGYMPNGEWDLIGVPGTRNEAFYDCCKEPYPDVTFVVTIRRRTLYYALNLLIPCVLLSSMTLLIFVLPADSGEKISLGITVLLSLTVFMLLVAEIMPATSDSVPLIGQYFASIMIIVGMSVIATVVVLQYHHHDPNGGNMPKWVQLVLLQWVAWFLRMKRPGENDDPERPPCAPHLRRCSSGSQSGSIPNPQDPTLHPLHPQNLAPLQTGPLHAGHPHLHAQSSANNNGNLLYMGFQSMEDPSMLSEPVQRNNISAGPPRVAGSPPPHLPSQFCSSPPPPTPNMDTGCPSTVSSGGGFGVGTGGLGGCSTAGIGDPQLQAILEEVRYMADRFREQDEAESMSDQWKFAGAVIDRLCLVAFSVFNIICTISILMSAPNFVEAISKDFV